A single region of the Pseudomonas mandelii genome encodes:
- a CDS encoding methyl-accepting chemotaxis protein, protein MTATVQEVARNAEEASEAAVAADQQAREGDKVVGEAIAQIERLALEVGNSTAAMGDLKRESDKIGSVLDVIKSVAQQTNLLALNAAIEAARAGEAGRGFAVVADEVRSLAQRTQKSTEEIEELIVGLQTGTQQVATIMDNSRSLTDSSVELTRRAGSSLESITRTVSAIQSMNQQIAAAAEQQTAVAEEINRSVLNVRDVSEQTSAASEETAASSVELARLGTHLQMLVGRFKV, encoded by the coding sequence ATGACGGCCACCGTGCAGGAAGTCGCGCGAAACGCCGAAGAAGCCTCCGAAGCCGCCGTCGCCGCCGATCAGCAGGCCCGCGAAGGTGACAAAGTGGTCGGAGAGGCCATCGCTCAGATCGAGCGCCTGGCCCTTGAGGTCGGCAATTCCACAGCGGCCATGGGTGATCTGAAACGCGAGAGCGACAAGATCGGCAGCGTGCTGGACGTGATCAAATCCGTGGCCCAACAAACCAACCTTCTGGCCCTCAACGCCGCGATTGAAGCCGCCCGTGCCGGTGAGGCCGGACGTGGTTTCGCGGTGGTCGCCGACGAGGTGCGCAGCCTGGCCCAGCGCACTCAGAAGTCCACCGAGGAAATCGAAGAGCTGATCGTCGGCCTGCAAACCGGCACCCAGCAAGTGGCGACCATCATGGACAACAGCCGCAGCCTGACCGACAGCAGCGTCGAACTGACCCGCCGCGCCGGTAGCTCGCTGGAAAGCATCACCCGCACGGTGTCGGCGATTCAATCGATGAACCAGCAGATTGCCGCCGCTGCCGAGCAGCAAACCGCAGTGGCCGAGGAGATCAACCGGAGCGTGCTGAACGTGCGCGATGTGTCCGAGCAGACCTCGGCAGCCAGTGAAGAGACCGCGGCGTCCAGCGTCGAGCTGGCGCGCCTGGGGACGCATCTGCAGATGCTGGTGGGCAGGTTCAAGGTTTGA